From the Triticum urartu cultivar G1812 chromosome 4, Tu2.1, whole genome shotgun sequence genome, the window TCTTTGCCCGTGCCGCAAATGTCTCAATGGTAAACAAGAACCTCAAGGGAATGTGGAGGATCATATTCTTATTTATGGGATGTCTAGCACATATGATAGCTGGATTCATCATGGAGAACCATTAAATGTTGAAGCTGATGCAGATGCACATCATGTGGATGGAGCTACTGATATCGTGGTAGATGTTGCTGAAAAGGATGTTCGTTTGGAGGAGGAGGATCTATATGAAGATGATAGAATTCTTGACATGATACAGGATCTGTATGGATCGGAGGACACGGGTAGACAGCAATCAAAGTTGGCAAAAGTGATAGAAGAGGAAAAGTGCTCACTTTATGAAGGGTCTgaaacttcaagattttcattTGTCGTGAAGTTACTCCACATCAAGTCTTTCTATCGGATCTCCAGTGCTGCATTTAATGCAATACTCGCGTTGTTGGCCAAGTCATTCCCGAAGTGCTCGATTCCCAAATCTTATGATGAAGCACTGAAATTTATCCGTGCATTGGGGCTAGGCTATGATTCAATCCATGTGTGCCCAAATAATTGTGTCCTTTTCAGAAAACAATATGCCAACCATGACGAATGTCCGGTATGTGGTGCATCGAGATGGAAGGACTCAGATGGGAAAAAACAGATTTCGATGAAAGTATTGAGACATTTCCCGTTGATCCCGAGGTTGCAGCGGATGTATTGTTTGAAGAAGTCATTGGAAGAGGTACAATGGCACAATCTGAAAAAGAAACCCGTGGAAAATGAAATAAGTCATCCAGTTGACGGTGAAGCATGGAAAGACTTTGATAAAAAAACATAGAGATTTTGCTGAAGATGCACGGAACCAGAGAATTGGCATTGGTACAGATGGGTTTAATCCGTTTGGAAAAATGAGTGCTTCCTACAGCATGTGGCCTGTATTTGTGATGCCTTATAACCTGCCACCATGGGCATGTATGGATCAGTGCAACCTCATGATGGCCTTACTTATACCCGGTCCAAATTCTCCAGggaaggattttgatttgttcttGGAGCCTCTCGTCGAAGAGTTGCTTGAGCTTTGGAAGGGTGTAAATACCTATGATGCCTTAAGTGAAAAAAAAATTAATCTACGTGCAGCAGTCCtatggtgcatccatgattatccagGATTGAGCACTCTGTCAGGAAGAGTCATGAGTGGCTACTATGTGTGTTTGCACTGTGACAAAGATCCCTGCTCACAGAGGATAAGAAACAAGATATGTTATATTGGACATCGTTGTTTTCTTCCTTGAGCGCATCACTGGCGAAGAAGCAAAGCTTTTAATGGTAAGAGTGAAAACCGTGACAAGCCAGAGGAATTCAGTACAGAAGAGTTGCTGCTGCAATTGGAGAATGTCAAAGATGTGAGACCAGGAAACCATCCTCAAAACAAGAAAAGAAAGCGTAAAGATGCTGGTCAATGCTGGAAACGGAGGGTTTGTTTGTGGGACCTGCCATACTGGATAGATTTGAAACTAAGGCATAATCTTGATGTAATGCACATCGAGAGAAACATATGTGACAACCTGCTTGGGACATTTCTTAACATTGATGATAAGACAAAGGATACGGCTAGTGCTAGGCTTGATTTGGAAGACATGGGTATAAGACTAGATTTACACCTCGACCGTGATGAGGATGGAAATCCAGTTGGTTTGCCAGAAGCATGGTACACAATGACAAAAGAACAGAAGCTTGCATTCTGTGAATTTATAAGACAAGTGAGATTTGCAGATGGGTATGCTGCTAACTTAGCAAAATGTGTTAGTCCTGATGGATGCAAGCTTCAATCACTGAAAACCCATGATTGCCATATCCTCCTCCAAAGACTTATACCAGTTGGTATCCGTGGAATCATGGATAAGGAGATATATGAAGCTGTCGCTGATTTGGGAATTTTTTTTAAAGAACTGTGTTGCAAAACTTTGAAGCTAGATGTTTTAGAAAGACTTAAGGAAGAATTCCTAGTTATTCTTTGCAAACTAGAGAAGATTTTTCCTCCAGCTttctttgatgtcatggtgcATCTAGCCGTTCATTTACCAGATGAGGCAATTCTTAGAGGCCCGGTGCAGTACGGATGGATGTATCCAATTGAGAGAAGGCTACTTACTTCTAAGCGTTATGTGAGGAACATGGCCAAACCTGAAGGATCGATTGCAGAAGCATATGTTGTTGATGAGTGCCTAACATTTTGCTCGAGGTACTTGGACGATGTGGAAAAAAGATTTAATCGGGAGGGCAGAAATAGAGAGTGCGCTGATCTGCAAGCTATTGATTTGTCGGTTCACAACCACAGTGTGCATTTACTTGGAGGTTCGAGAAAGAAATATGCTGGGGGTGATTATGACAAGATGGTTTGGTATGTTCTCAATAATTGTATTGAGGTTCAGCCATATCTCCTGTATGTGATCTCTTCTAAACATGTAAAATTTATTTTATATTGATCCATTTATTTAGGCAGGATGTTTTAACTCACTCTCCTTTGCATTGCAGACTATGCAAGGAAGAATTGCGGCAGGAAGATAGTCATAATGTTGATGAAAGGCTTGAGAAAGGATTTGCCAGATGGTTTCAGAATCATGTGACTTCTTTGCGTGTGGAGAAGAGAGAAGAGGTAAGTGATGATCTCTATGCTTTGGCATGTGGACCAGCTTCTGGAGTCTTATCATATTCAGCATGTGTTGTTGAGGGTGTCCAGTACCACACAACGGACCGTGAGAAGAATAATAGGGCGCAAAACAGTGGAGTCATGGTTGAGGGAACCAACGATAGTGAAGTCAACGGCGATGGAGAAGAGGAGATCATTGACTTCTATGGTCAACTGAAAGAAATCATCAAGTTGCAGTATAACTCTACCCAAGGTGTCAATCGTTAAGTTGTCTTATTTCGTTGTGATTGGTTTGATCTGGATGCCAAAAAGACAGGACTTAAATATGATGGACATTTCAAAAGCATCAATATTGGAAAATGCTGGTATAAAAATGATCCTTTTATTctggcaacacagtcaacaaagGTGTTTTATTTACAAGACACAAAGTATGGTGGAGATTGGAGAGTTGTGTAGAAATTTTAGCATAGACATTTGTGGAGTGTGACTGAAACTTCCGTGGAGCAAGGTCCCAATGGTAGTGGACTAAATTACCAGGATGATGATTCGGAGGAAGTTCCGGTGAGAGCTAATGAATCCACTGTGTCGAATCTGCTGCGCAAAGACCAAGAACACTCTGTGATTGATCCTATTGTAGCGGCAAAACTTGTCAAACAACATATTGAATTATTGGATGAAAGCGAGGAGGAGGATGACCACGATGAAACTATGATGCAATATCGTAGTGATGATGAAGATCACACTGGTCACaatgttggtgatgatgacgagTAGTTCCAGGTCTGTGAATTTATCTTATGTATCCACTTCTCTCTAGATTTTATCTCATGTGTCCACATCTGTCTTAATGCCTTGCCTTGCCTTGTTCGGTTCTAGTGCAGAAAGGTCTATGGCCAATTGATGTTTTGTGCTTCTAGTGCAGAAAGGTCTATGGTTTGCATGCTAATATTGATGTGCTATTGCTTACATACTTCAAACTTACTGGATTAATTCTCTCAGGTATGACTTCCTGAACAAGTGCTCAACTAAGATGGACCTCTTTGTCGTTCTGGAGCGTGTTGGGATCAAGGAAGATGGGTGACCAAGGAAGATGCCATGAAAAAAGATGCCATGAAGTGGTTCCAGGTCAAGTATGAGTGTGTCATCCTGAAGAAGTCCCATGGTAGCTAGTAACCTTTCGAGTCATTGAGTTGTTGTTAGAGTTTAAGTCAGTCACGCTTCATCTGGATCATGGAATCGTATGTTTATTGTTACAAATCCACACTACTAATTTTGCCTAATCTGTTTATTGAAGCAGTTGGTTCTGACTTAGTGTTGTGTGGGTTCAGACGTTGTAATGTGTGGGTTCAGACTTAGTGTTGCCTGGCCTTGGTTCAGTTGGGTTCAGAAACAATAGTCAAATAGAGAACCTTGGTTCAGTTGGGTTCAAGGATCATTCTAGAAACGTATTTTTGAAATTCAAAATAGAACCTAAaatgttttttttgtttttttcgaaAAAGTGACGAAATCAATCTTTGATTTATGGCTCGGTGAGTATGTGTTTCCCCTGACTCGCCCGGTTTTTAAGGAGGCCAACCAAGGGACCGATCTGTTGCTAGCTGCGTACCTATTTTTTTAGCCCTTAAAAGACCCATTTCTTCTGGCTCACCCGGTTGGTCATCAGGTCCGTTATCATACAACAAAGTTGACCATACATAAATGTTTATTCCGCATCCACACACCGAGGTACGCCATTGCTCGCATGTTAGTAGGGATGATGACCTAGCTATTGTAGGTCGAGGACGATCCGGAGCAACAAGTAGATGTGGAGGTGGAGGCTCGAGAGCGGGATCAAATATGGAGGAGATGCAAGTGCGGGAGGGCCGGAGGTGAAGGTGGGACGGTCTGGGACATTTGGATGGCCCtcgagaggaggaggaggaagaagaatggGAGAGGGGAGCAAGGTAATGAGGATGTTGTACCCCATTATTCTAACATACATCGTTTGATCTTACCACCATCACTGCCTCCTCCTATCTGTCCACATGTCTACTTTTTCTTGTGACCCGTTGCTGAATACTCTGTCATGCCTTCATGTTGGAAGGAAAATGGGCATGTAAGGATTTGTTTCTcccggtgcaacgcacgggcattttaCTAGTATATTTAAACTCCCAAGATCATAATAAATTCATATGAACTTGGGAAATTATATATAACTAGGAcacatgcccgtgcgttgcaaatGGAGAGTATGTAAAAAGGAACATGTAGAAATTAGAAAATCAACATAAAGCAAACTCTACACACTCAGGACAACATCTTCCACTCTGAATTGGCATCGCAGAGTGGAGGGACGGTGGTGGCGGAGGGAcgggggcgcggcggcggcggagggatgAGGGTGTGGCGGCGGGGCAGGGATGGGGGTGCGGCGGCGGTTGAAACACCCACGGGAAGTTgttgctttattattaggtaaagatataTCATATTGTTCACAAATAACCGAATCTTGATAATAAATTCCTTTCCCCCTAAAAAATGAATCTTGATAATAAATTCATTTCCCCCTAAAAAAGATAATGAACGCCATTAATCCCATGACTCGTTCTCTTTCCCAACCGCACGAGAGGCAAACAAGGAAGAGAAACCGTTGCCCCCTctgacgatgacatgtacctagggtaagGTCTTATTCAACACTCCAAAGAAACAAAGCTCCCGAAGCACCGAGACATAGGGTTGCCCTCTCCTACGTACCCCCTATCTCTATTGTCAGATCTGTTCCCACGACACCCTCCCTCCATCGGCGAAGCTGCTGGTCCCTACCTTCATCTGTCGCTCCGGCGGCGGCTACATGTGGGGACCTCGGCGCCATGTTATTTCACCGTCAACTTGTTCGCTCCAGCCGACACAAATGCTCCATCGCCATCGCAAACCCTAGATTTGAAGTAACCCCAATGAAAAAATGTGTGTGGAAACCAGCAAGCTCCGACAACCCCGTGTCGAGACACCGCGCCCGAGGAAGCGAGATCGGGCGACCCTGCACGATGTTATGTGAaggttttcttttttttttgattttttaatTTGTTAGTCGGTTTCAAAATGCAGTCAAAAATGCCGGCATAACTGTTCATACCTAGGGATTGAATATTGTGAAACTCTTGATGAAATAGATATTTGTGTACCTAATTTTTTTAAATAACAAGTAAACTATAAGGgagttgtagttcaaattttcATAAAAATGACTTAATTATTTTTTCCTCCCGCCACACATAAAAATAACAAGTAAACTATAATGGATTTTTACCTCGCACCACACCTAAAATTTTTCCCGCTGCTGTCAAATTTTTTCCCGCTGCACATATGAAGGTATTTTTGTCACCACAGAGCACCACTACACGCCCGCACCGCACGATACGAGGGTATTTTCGTCAAAGTAATTTAGCCGCATGGCACCATACCGCCGCTCCCGTCCCCCAAATCCCCTCGAACCCGAGCCGCCCCTCTGCCCTCCCCACGAACCCTAGCCGCCCCCTCGGCCCTCGAGCGCGAGCCGCAGCCGATCCAGCCACCGGTGGGGCGGCGCGAGCAGCGGCCGGTCCAGCCACCGGCGGGGTGGCGCGAGCAGCCGCCGGTCCAGCCACCGGCGGCGCGGCGCGAGCAGCGGCCGGTCCTACCACCGGCGGGGCGGCGCGACCTTGACCTCTCCAGGTACAGGGCCTCCCCACCGGCGGGGCTCCTGTGCTTCCCCGCTCCGGCTCGCCCAACCCAGCAGCACACTCCACCaccacatctctctctctctctctgcaccACCACACTCCACCGTTTCTCACTGTATTTCTTATGTCGTGGTGAATGTTGCAGAGGTGGAAGGGAAGCAGAGGACCGTTCGACCATACTCCACCGCTGCTCACCGTTCGACCATACTCCAAGTACAAGCAGACCATCTTCTCCGTCCTCCCCTAGGTAACTTCATCTTCATCCCACATCCAAGTAGGTGTTCCGTTTGAACTAAACCTGATTTAGTTTCTGGACAACTAGGTCTGTTTTTATCTGGCATTGCGGGAGTCTAGATAGCTCTGCAATAGTAGACTCATGACGTGACCACGCAGCTCTAGTTCTGCCAGTCCCTATTGAAAATTCCGAATCTTCATCAGTTCTGCACTGGCTGTTAATTTAAATATTTAATCATATTGCTACACTTAATTTCTGCAAATTTAATGAACTGGACAACTTAATGCAAATGTATTTTATTTGCACTTGCTCTCAACTGAATATTGTACGAAGACATGATACATAAGCAATTTATCAATAGCTAAAAATGTGTAGGCTACAGCTTGTGTGTGACAGTGTGACTGATGTCGATGACAAGTAGTGAAGTGCTTGTGTCTAGATACTATTATATGTGCAACTGTTTATCTACCTTCCAAAGCATCAGCCCACTTTATATTTTTAATAACTTGTAACTGCTATGCTGCTCCCTAGGCCATTAACTCGTCCAGCAAGCAAGGCAAGTAAACCAGGCAACAACCAAGCTGACTAGCACAGTTCCAGTTCCCATTAGATCTACTATGACAAAGATGACAAGGAGCAAGAAACTTGCAGGTATACGACTTGTTTGTTTAGTGTGCTGTTTGGTTTTCTATGGACGTGAATTGTGCTTTGTATAGTTCCGTGCCTAGCTAACGTTTGTAACCTATTAATCGAAATTTATGTCTTCTAGGATTGCTAATAATTCGCTCCTGATATGTACTCTGTATAAAAAATAAAATAGTTCGCTCCTGATTTGTATTTGTATTCTAGGATTGCTAAGAAACTCGCAGCTCAGTTGTTTGTGTTGTCTTGCTTCTCCTATGCATTTCAACCATTAAGTCTTACAATTATATTTTTTTGTTCATGTAAAGAAGCACCAACTACTGAATATGAGAAGATTAGGGCTGATGAGGAACAACCGCATATTCCAATCACTTGGCATCGCTGCATTAGGTATGATGGTTAGGAACTCAAATCAAATGCAGCAAGGTAGTGCCATCACCGGTGGGGACTCATCTTCTGCCATAACACAACAAGGCTCAAGCTCTATGTACAGTCCTGACGATGAGGTCATCGAGGAGGATGAAGTTGATGATATTGTAGTGGAGAAGGAAGATAAGGTGCTAATTCTACCTTTGTTTTTGAGGGATGGGGGCTATTTGTATGCTATATGTGCTTGAGTGCTTTTACTAATTTTTGAAAGACATTTTTTTGCATGAGATCTAATAGTTGTCTCTTTTTTATTATAATGCTTTGAAGGTTTCTAAGAAGGCAAGGAAGTCGATCAATAAAAAGACTAAGAAGAGTTCTGATAAACCTTCTGAGATGGCTCCAGGAAAAACAAGGGTGATTGCTCCAGCCTCAGGAGGCTCAAAGAGGGTGCTACCTGTTTTGAACTCGGATGAACATGAATCTGCTCGAGTCACTAGGCAGAAAACAAAGCTGTCTCTAACCAACCATGAAGAAAGTCTTGTGCAAATGGATGTAGGAAGCCCGACAAATGTGGATGAAGGAAGCCTCCATGTGCACATGGATGTAAGAAGCTCGATGCACGAAGATGAAAGAAGCCTGATGCATGGGGGTGAAGTAAGTCTGATGCAGATGGGTGAAACAAGCCATGTCCCATCTACTCTGTGCACAAATCAGCCAATTGAAGTTCCTAAGTTCTCTGACCAACAGCTTGGCCAACAGCGGCAAATGGACGTTGAAGGCAAGTAATAATAACACATGATCAGTTATGAAATCATGAAATGCAAACTTGATTTATGTTAACTGTATGAACGTCTTCTTTTTCAGCTACACCTATTGTGGATAAGTGCAGGAATGGGAAAGGGCTCGAAAGACTCACTAAAGAGTTAGGCTCTAAGATTATCATCCAAGTGGCCGAGGGGAAGAAACACCCGGACAAACCAGCACAGGCTGCAAAGCTTGCATCCCAGGGTGGGGTTGCTGCGAGGAAGCATCTACCACTCCTTCCCCACTTCAAGGAGTACAAGGCCAATGGGCATCATATTGACAATTTCATTGGCAAAGTTGCTGTAAGTTTATTCTTTCTCAGCCAAATGTGATTATTTCTGTTCACTTGTTATATCATTCTAAATTGTGCCCTTGCATTATATGTTATCTACTCAGATCAATTTTGATATGGAAACCCGTTCCGATGCCGTGAAGTATGCATGCACTGACATCCTCAAGACCGCGTTGAAGAATAGGCGCCACCATCTCAAGAAGAAGCATTTTGACAATGTACCGGCCAATCTAGTGAGTGTCAAATCTCCTGATAAGAATGTGACAGATGCGGAGTGGCAAAGGCTGGTCAAGATGTGGTCTACCCCAAGGCACAAGGTATTCATACTTTAGTTCTATGTGAAGGAGTTCATTGTGTCTATGTTTACCATTGTGCTTGTTTTATCTTGCCATGTTCATACGATAGCTATTTAGCTGGTATAATAATGATGATGTGCTTGTTTACCATTGTGTCTATTGTGCTTGTTTTATCTTGCCATCGTTGTGCTGCTTGGAGAGATGATAATAACATTGTTTTCATGCTATTATGGCCACATACACTTTTGAACTGCAACTTGGATTGCAATCTGTAGGAGCCTTTATGGTTGCTCCATTAATTCTCATGTTTCTTTTTCCATGGTAGGAAACCTGTCAGTCAAA encodes:
- the LOC125551590 gene encoding uncharacterized protein LOC125551590, giving the protein MRRLGLMRNNRIFQSLGIAALGMMVRNSNQMQQGSAITGGDSSSAITQQGSSSMYSPDDEVIEEDEVDDIVVEKEDKVSKKARKSINKKTKKSSDKPSEMAPGKTRVIAPASGGSKRVLPVLNSDEHESARVTRQKTKLSLTNHEESLVQMDVGSPTNVDEGSLHVHMDVRSSMHEDERSLMHGGEVSLMQMGETSHVPSTLCTNQPIEVPKFSDQQLGQQRQMDVEATPIVDKCRNGKGLERLTKELGSKIIIQVAEGKKHPDKPAQAAKLASQGGVAARKHLPLLPHFKEYKANGHHIDNFIGKVAINFDMETRSDAVKYACTDILKTALKNRRHHLKKKHFDNVPANLVSVKSPDKNVTDAEWQRLVKMWSTPRHKETCQSNKDNRSKVKFHQKTGSRPYISHVHALKEARKGEELTAFDLFKECHNGKKTGFSEPVKKAIADMEKAMEQGVPKNVVAVVADILTKECPSSTFLQNVGLESSSKKKFNRSAAALDAHVQELEYKLEKERRVAELMREELVEVKKKLEETEAERAAEYQLLLQRVEATDARFVRLMDLFVGKIV